GAGAAAACAACACGATTATCCCTTCCATCTTTCTCCAGGTTAGTGTTACCCAATCTTTGCTTCATTCATTAGTTCTTCTTTCTACCAAAGTATATCATGAGTGTGGACAAAGGATATTTTCTGTCCATATTGGAAGATTATTTCTGTGATTCTGTTTCAGGAAGAAGATCGTCACATATGCCTGGCTGGTGCAAAGGAGAGCCATGGACTTTGAGCTCCATTTGATTAAGAGTATTACAAACAATTTTTCGAAGAACCAAGAAGTTGGGAGCGGTGCATATGGAGCTGTTTACAGGGTAATGAATACTTTTTATAATAATTTTTCTATATCTACATAGTTGTCAAATTAATGTTACCATTACCAGCTAGCTAAGTTCGACAACGCTAACAAGTGATCATACAGGCGGTGCATAACGGGGAAGAGATTGCTGTGAAGAGGCTTCATGCCTTGCAAGGACTTGATGATAAGGAATTCGATAATGAATTCCGTAATTTTACAAAGATCTTTCACAAAAACGTTGTAAGGTTAATTGGTTACTGCTATGAATCACAAGAAAAATTCGTTGAGCACAATGGGGACCTAATTCGTGCTAAAGCTATGGAGCGAGTTCTTTGCTTCGAATATATGCAGCGTGGAAGCCTTGAGAAATATATTGGAGGTAAATCTGATCTAAAATTAGCTAAATTAGTAGTTTTCCAAGATATATAAACGATTCCGCATCTTTACATGTGTAACATATGCCCCACAAATAAGCCTCTCTATTTTCCTGTAATTGCAGATAAACCTTGTGAACTTGATTGGACAACATGTTATGAAATTATTAAAGGGACATGTGAGGGTTTAAATCATCTTCACATGCAGAAAAAACATATTTTCCATCTGGACATGAAACCTGCTAACATATTGCTAGATAATAGCATGGCTCCCAAAATTGCAGATCTTGGTTTATCCAAGCTTGTTTCTTCCACAATAACATATAAAGCAGAGGTGAAAAAAGGAACATAGTAAGTTGATGCATGTTTTAAGCCCGCAATTTATGCTTACGTATTTCTCTAGATTGAAGTTCTATTTGTATTGCACTAACCATATCCGTGATGCATATGATATCATGCAGTGGGTACATGCCACCAGAGTACATAAACAATGGATTCATATCTGAGAAGTTTGATGTGTTCAGTCTGGGGGTCATAATTATAAAAATGATGGCTGGGAATACAGGCCATGTCAGCTGTTTTGAAATGTCCCCAAAAGAGTTCATTGAGCTTGTGAGAAAAGTTCTCGATTCATACAACAAACATGAGCATAGGCCTTTTACATGTTGTGCTATATGCACTCCTTATTCGTGCTTGCACACTATGTACCACTTTCTAATATACTTTGCATGCTCATTTTTCGAATCCAGGTAAGTAAAACTTGGAAGGAGAAGATGCAGGCAGTGTCAGGGTATTCATCTCACGAGATATACATCCTTCAAGTGCGCAGATGCATTGAGATAGCATTGCGATGTATATGCAAGGATCGAAAAGAAAGACCTAATATAGAGAAAATTGTTCATGAACTGGAGGAACTGGAGGTTGAGACCAATAAAATTGCACTACCTTTTGATCGGTCAAAAGACCTAATTCTGAAGGTATGTATGTACAAGTGACTATTCTGAAGGGATGGACAAAGCCCGAAGATGCACCCTCTCTATTTATTCCCTTGCACCCTATCTATTTATTCTTTGTTCTGTATTTTGCATTCTGCTTTTCTACACTAGTAGCACTCCGGCTTATGAAATAGGCAATCTATACAGTTTGTTTTCTATTAATGCATTTTTTTATGATTTGCCACACTAATTGGTTCTTTCCTTGCAGAGAAGTTGTGCCACCAATGATGTGGCGGTGGACCCAGCGTTCGAGTTGCGCTTCCT
This region of Triticum aestivum cultivar Chinese Spring chromosome 2D, IWGSC CS RefSeq v2.1, whole genome shotgun sequence genomic DNA includes:
- the LOC123051208 gene encoding putative receptor-like protein kinase At4g00960; the protein is MDFELHLIKSITNNFSKNQEVGSGAYGAVYRAVHNGEEIAVKRLHALQGLDDKEFDNEFRNFTKIFHKNVVRLIGYCYESQEKFVEHNGDLIRAKAMERVLCFEYMQRGSLEKYIGDKPCELDWTTCYEIIKGTCEGLNHLHMQKKHIFHLDMKPANILLDNSMAPKIADLGLSKLVSSTITYKAEVKKGTYGYMPPEYINNGFISEKFDVFSLGVIIIKMMAGNTGHVSCFEMSPKEFIELVSKTWKEKMQAVSGYSSHEIYILQVRRCIEIALRCICKDRKERPNIEKIVHELEELEVETNKIALPFDRSKDLILKRSCATNDVAVDPAFELRFLFEPRKEVSCCLQLTNKTDGFLAFNIKVNKNKYRAQPSIGTMPPCSKCYVIVTLRPQGAAPPNMQCHDMLLVQSISISEQLASEDTQISYQEVFKTTLAEKVVDEVKLPIVYVPLLDG